In Neorhizobium galegae, the following proteins share a genomic window:
- a CDS encoding acyl-CoA dehydrogenase family protein yields MSFSDQASRTLELLALTPGWHRLKELREDCDDETVAAIVEEAASFAEGVLAPLNAVGDRIGARVVDGRVRTPDGFADAFRQYAEAGWLGMDVAEKFGGQAVPLTLHAACAPLFERGCVALMMAAGSTRAAAHLLAEAADETTANEWVPKLTAGEWAATICISEPEAGSDVGRLRTKAELRDGEWLITGQKIWISFGDHDMADRIGHCLLARTNDQPGTRGISLFLVPNLIDGRPNGVSVDRIEEKMGLHGSPTCAMRFEGARGIMLGREGRGLPQLFTMIELMRLLAGCQGLGIASAAADIAEDYAKERRQGGRPDQPPVPISSHPDVQRQLHDIRSSTEILRAAVLELATTMDIARLEPESGLEDFTGWMLPLIKNFGAAAGFETANAAIQVLGGVGYTRDWPLEQYLRDSRIMTIYEGTTGMQALDFLTRRLWRDEGRGLALFLERARDEIDAYIAEHPQASDTVLAVLDGFELLSGRMTALQSDPDAALYRADSYMRAAWAAVSAWMALRISEVRAVESLSAQFAFHSARCA; encoded by the coding sequence ATGTCGTTCTCGGATCAGGCAAGCCGAACGCTGGAACTTCTCGCCCTGACGCCGGGCTGGCACCGGCTCAAGGAACTCCGTGAGGATTGCGACGACGAGACGGTCGCGGCGATCGTCGAGGAGGCGGCGAGTTTTGCCGAGGGCGTGCTGGCTCCGCTGAATGCCGTCGGCGACCGGATCGGCGCGAGGGTGGTCGATGGCCGGGTGAGGACGCCGGACGGCTTTGCCGATGCCTTCCGGCAATATGCCGAGGCCGGTTGGCTCGGCATGGACGTGGCGGAAAAATTCGGCGGTCAGGCCGTGCCGCTGACATTGCATGCCGCCTGCGCGCCGCTGTTCGAGCGGGGCTGCGTGGCACTGATGATGGCGGCCGGCTCGACACGCGCCGCCGCGCATCTTCTGGCCGAAGCCGCCGACGAGACGACCGCGAACGAATGGGTGCCGAAACTCACCGCCGGCGAATGGGCGGCGACGATCTGTATTTCCGAGCCGGAAGCGGGCTCGGATGTCGGACGCCTGCGCACCAAGGCCGAATTGCGCGACGGCGAATGGCTGATCACCGGCCAGAAGATCTGGATCTCCTTCGGCGATCACGACATGGCGGACCGCATAGGTCATTGCCTGCTCGCCCGCACCAACGACCAGCCGGGCACGCGCGGCATCAGCCTGTTTCTGGTGCCGAACTTGATCGACGGCCGACCGAACGGCGTTTCGGTCGACCGGATCGAGGAAAAGATGGGCCTGCACGGCTCGCCCACCTGCGCCATGCGGTTCGAAGGCGCCAGGGGCATCATGCTCGGCCGCGAAGGCCGCGGCCTGCCGCAGCTTTTCACCATGATCGAGCTGATGCGGCTGCTCGCCGGCTGCCAGGGGCTGGGCATCGCGTCTGCCGCTGCCGATATCGCCGAGGACTATGCCAAGGAGCGCCGTCAGGGCGGACGGCCGGACCAGCCGCCGGTGCCGATATCGAGCCATCCGGATGTGCAGCGCCAGCTTCATGACATCCGCAGCTCCACGGAAATCCTGCGCGCCGCGGTTCTCGAACTTGCAACGACCATGGATATCGCCCGGCTGGAGCCCGAATCCGGGCTGGAGGATTTCACCGGCTGGATGCTGCCGCTGATCAAGAATTTCGGCGCGGCGGCGGGGTTTGAGACCGCGAATGCGGCGATCCAGGTGCTCGGCGGCGTCGGCTACACCCGCGACTGGCCGCTCGAACAATATCTGCGCGACTCCCGCATCATGACCATCTACGAAGGCACGACGGGCATGCAGGCGCTCGATTTCCTGACCCGCCGCCTCTGGCGCGACGAGGGCCGGGGGCTGGCACTCTTCCTGGAGAGGGCGCGCGACGAGATCGATGCCTATATCGCCGAACATCCGCAGGCTTCGGACACTGTTCTGGCGGTTCTCGACGGCTTCGAATTGCTGAGCGGCCGGATGACGGCGCTGCAATCCGATCCCGACGCGGCCCTCTATCGTGCCGACAGTTATATGCGGGCCGCCTGGGCGGCGGTCTCGGCCTGGATGGCGCTGCGCATCTCCGAGGTCAGGGCGGTGGAAAGCCTTTCCGCGCAGTTCGCATTCCATAGCGCACGCTGCGCTTGA
- a CDS encoding SDR family NAD(P)-dependent oxidoreductase, with amino-acid sequence MRIEGTSAVVTGGGSGLGEATARLLATLGAVVHVFDRNQAAAEKVATAIGGVALSGDVTSEDDAAKALDVAAKAGDGLRILVNCAGIGTAGRIVGKNGPMPLADFERVIRVNLIGTFNMLRLAAERMSGLPEREDKARGVIVNTASVAAFEGQIGQAAYAASKGGIVSLALPAAREFSRFGIRVNTVAPGIFLTPLLYELPQEAQDSLASAIPYPSRLGDPGEFADAVRFVIENQYINGEVIRLDGALRMQPR; translated from the coding sequence ATGAGGATCGAAGGAACAAGCGCCGTCGTCACCGGCGGCGGATCGGGGCTCGGCGAGGCGACGGCACGGCTGCTCGCAACACTCGGGGCTGTGGTGCATGTCTTCGACCGCAACCAGGCCGCAGCCGAAAAGGTCGCGACCGCGATCGGCGGCGTGGCGCTCTCCGGAGACGTGACCAGCGAGGATGATGCGGCCAAGGCGCTCGACGTTGCGGCGAAAGCCGGCGACGGCTTGCGCATCCTTGTCAACTGCGCCGGCATCGGCACAGCGGGGCGCATCGTCGGAAAGAACGGACCGATGCCGCTTGCCGATTTCGAGCGGGTGATCCGTGTCAACCTGATCGGCACGTTCAACATGTTGCGGCTTGCGGCCGAGCGCATGTCGGGCCTGCCCGAGCGCGAGGACAAGGCGCGCGGCGTGATCGTCAACACCGCCTCGGTCGCCGCCTTCGAAGGGCAGATCGGCCAGGCGGCTTATGCGGCCTCTAAGGGCGGCATCGTTTCGCTGGCCTTGCCGGCGGCGCGCGAATTCTCCCGCTTCGGCATCCGCGTCAACACGGTTGCTCCCGGCATCTTCCTGACGCCGCTGCTCTACGAACTGCCACAGGAAGCCCAGGACAGTCTTGCCAGCGCGATTCCCTATCCGTCCCGCCTCGGCGATCCCGGCGAATTCGCCGATGCGGTGCGGTTCGTGATCGAGAACCAGTATATCAACGGCGAGGTGATCCGGCTTGACGGGGCGCTGCGCATGCAGCCGCGGTAG
- a CDS encoding feruloyl-CoA synthase, which yields MSGKPVRDVKLWSPVVGWEERPNGEFVVWREDPLGPYPDKLNERLVHWAKTAPDRTWMADREGTAEWRRVSFAQALDQVRRVGQFLLDMKLSAEHPLVILSENSIEHALMALGAQHVGIPSAAIAPAYATISSDFSKLHDIAKQITPGLIFADDAGAFRKAVDTAFGADIPFAGMRNLPEDRSGIYLLDDILKTEPTEAVDKAFDAVGPDTVAKFLFTSGTTGSPKAVIQTQRMLCSNQEMVTDCYSYFRDEPPVLVDWAPWNHTASGNKVFNIAIYSGGTYYIDRGKPSPALMAQTIANLKEISPTWYFNVPAGYEMLIQAMREDEGLRKTFFKDLKLLMYAGAGMAQHTWDALIELSEMTIGERVPLGTGIGSTETAPFAIFCTDPQEKPGNIGVPGQGVTMKLVPIDDKYELRLKGPNVTPGYWRNEKLTREAFDEEGFYRIGDAVKFAVPGDPRQGFYFDGRTAENFKLQTGTWVAVGVLRAQIVNQFGGLIRDAVITGENRAELGALAVPFMPALRELIGGDAVLPDEAVVTHPKVRAAIAERLREHQKQSSGSATRVMRMMLMTQPLRFEKGEVTDKGSINQRAVLAHRGDLVEELYADAPGVIRVGKELAA from the coding sequence ATGAGCGGAAAACCTGTGCGTGACGTGAAGCTGTGGTCGCCCGTGGTCGGCTGGGAAGAGCGGCCGAACGGCGAATTCGTGGTCTGGCGCGAGGATCCGCTAGGTCCTTATCCCGACAAGCTCAACGAGCGGCTGGTCCACTGGGCGAAAACCGCACCCGATCGCACCTGGATGGCGGATCGCGAAGGCACGGCCGAGTGGCGCAGGGTGAGTTTTGCGCAGGCGCTCGATCAGGTGCGGCGCGTCGGCCAGTTCCTGCTGGACATGAAGCTCTCGGCAGAACATCCGCTGGTCATCCTCTCGGAAAACTCCATCGAACATGCGCTGATGGCGCTCGGCGCCCAGCATGTGGGTATCCCGTCCGCAGCGATCGCGCCGGCCTACGCGACCATCTCCTCCGATTTTTCGAAGCTGCACGACATCGCCAAGCAGATCACCCCCGGCCTGATCTTCGCCGACGACGCGGGTGCCTTCCGCAAGGCGGTCGATACGGCTTTCGGGGCTGACATACCCTTTGCCGGGATGCGCAACCTGCCTGAGGATAGGTCCGGCATCTATCTCCTCGACGACATCCTCAAGACCGAGCCGACCGAGGCTGTGGACAAGGCTTTTGATGCGGTCGGGCCGGATACGGTCGCGAAATTCCTGTTCACCTCGGGCACCACGGGCTCGCCCAAGGCGGTCATCCAGACGCAGCGCATGCTATGTTCCAACCAGGAGATGGTGACCGACTGCTATTCCTATTTCCGCGACGAACCGCCGGTCCTGGTCGACTGGGCGCCCTGGAACCACACCGCCAGCGGCAACAAGGTGTTCAACATCGCCATCTATAGCGGCGGAACCTATTACATCGACCGCGGCAAGCCGAGCCCGGCGCTGATGGCCCAGACGATTGCCAACCTGAAGGAAATCTCGCCGACCTGGTATTTCAACGTGCCGGCCGGCTACGAAATGCTGATCCAGGCGATGCGCGAGGACGAGGGTCTTCGCAAGACCTTCTTCAAGGACCTGAAGCTGCTGATGTATGCCGGTGCCGGCATGGCGCAACATACCTGGGATGCGCTGATCGAGCTTTCCGAGATGACGATCGGCGAACGGGTGCCGCTCGGCACCGGCATAGGCTCCACCGAGACCGCGCCGTTCGCGATCTTCTGCACCGACCCGCAGGAAAAGCCCGGCAATATCGGCGTGCCAGGCCAGGGCGTCACGATGAAGCTGGTACCGATCGACGACAAATACGAGCTTCGCCTCAAGGGCCCGAACGTCACCCCCGGTTACTGGCGCAACGAGAAGCTGACCAGAGAGGCCTTCGATGAGGAAGGCTTCTATCGGATCGGTGACGCGGTGAAATTCGCCGTCCCCGGCGATCCGCGCCAGGGCTTCTATTTCGACGGACGCACGGCGGAGAACTTCAAGCTGCAGACCGGCACCTGGGTGGCGGTCGGCGTGTTGCGGGCACAGATCGTCAACCAGTTCGGCGGGTTGATCCGCGATGCGGTCATCACCGGCGAGAACCGGGCCGAGCTCGGGGCGCTGGCGGTGCCCTTCATGCCGGCACTGCGCGAGCTGATCGGCGGCGACGCCGTCCTTCCCGACGAGGCGGTGGTTACCCATCCGAAGGTAAGGGCGGCGATCGCCGAGCGGCTGAGGGAACACCAGAAACAGTCGAGCGGTTCGGCGACGCGGGTGATGCGCATGATGCTGATGACCCAGCCGCTGCGCTTCGAAAAGGGCGAAGTGACCGACAAGGGCTCAATCAACCAGCGCGCCGTGCTCGCCCATCGCGGCGACCTCGTCGAGGAACTGTATGCGGATGCGCCGGGCGTCATCCGGGTCGGCAAGGAGCTGGCGGCATGA
- a CDS encoding FAD-dependent oxidoreductase, whose translation MAETLSRETRIVRREKSTPFRKLKADICVVGAGIAGISAALEAARLGRKVVIVDGQAALGGQAVNSIIATFCGLFSNGTHGYQFTYGVADKLLAHLESQDRSIYYRHGPNTTVVYYDEVVLGRWMEQSVLDAGIEVVLGAQILDVHVEGRRVVQTDFMTRYGGVSIEATGWVEASGDAALVWQAGFACRQPEKGGVFGTQMVVLENIDEAKQPTRYEIGDRMKEKAANYGLLRREGLGFTIPGRGIAAMNMTHVETPLDPVEASKKALEGKDQAARAVEFLKTEFPECFGNARIRSFGLPGIRQTRWIAGSHHLTVDEIKAGTKFDDAVARTAWPIELHDHGDGHHWITFDEQHAHYIPLGSLTPDECDNVAAAGRCVDADSAALSSIRVMGPCIAMGMAAANALDLAGTGSVHQIDRDALRERVSDNVEKKHYRWTGAETRAAS comes from the coding sequence ATGGCGGAAACGCTGAGCAGGGAAACGCGGATCGTCAGGCGCGAAAAGTCGACGCCGTTCCGCAAGCTCAAGGCGGATATCTGCGTCGTCGGCGCCGGCATCGCCGGGATTTCCGCAGCGCTGGAAGCCGCCAGGCTTGGCCGCAAGGTCGTCATCGTCGATGGCCAGGCGGCGCTCGGCGGACAGGCGGTCAACTCGATCATCGCCACGTTCTGCGGCCTGTTTTCGAACGGCACGCACGGCTATCAGTTCACCTATGGCGTCGCCGACAAGCTGCTGGCCCATCTCGAAAGCCAGGACCGGTCGATCTATTACCGCCACGGCCCGAACACGACGGTTGTCTATTACGACGAGGTCGTCCTCGGCCGCTGGATGGAGCAAAGCGTGCTCGACGCCGGCATCGAGGTCGTGCTCGGTGCGCAGATCCTCGACGTGCATGTGGAAGGCCGGCGCGTCGTCCAGACCGATTTCATGACCCGCTATGGCGGCGTCTCGATCGAGGCGACCGGCTGGGTGGAGGCGAGCGGCGATGCGGCGCTCGTCTGGCAGGCCGGTTTTGCCTGCCGCCAGCCGGAAAAGGGCGGCGTCTTCGGCACCCAGATGGTGGTGCTGGAAAACATCGACGAAGCCAAGCAGCCGACCCGCTACGAGATCGGCGACCGGATGAAGGAAAAGGCCGCAAACTACGGCCTGTTGCGCCGCGAAGGCCTTGGTTTCACCATTCCCGGCCGCGGCATCGCCGCCATGAACATGACCCATGTGGAAACCCCGCTTGATCCGGTCGAGGCCTCGAAGAAGGCGCTCGAAGGCAAGGACCAGGCGGCCCGCGCCGTGGAATTCCTGAAAACGGAGTTCCCGGAATGCTTCGGCAATGCCCGCATCCGCTCCTTTGGCCTGCCGGGCATCCGCCAGACCCGCTGGATCGCCGGCAGCCATCACCTGACCGTCGACGAGATCAAGGCCGGCACCAAGTTCGACGACGCGGTCGCCCGCACCGCCTGGCCGATCGAGCTGCACGATCACGGCGACGGCCACCACTGGATCACGTTTGACGAGCAACATGCCCATTACATCCCGCTCGGCAGCCTAACGCCGGACGAATGCGACAACGTCGCCGCCGCCGGGCGCTGCGTCGATGCGGATTCGGCAGCGCTTTCGAGCATCCGCGTCATGGGCCCCTGCATCGCCATGGGCATGGCCGCCGCCAACGCGCTCGACCTTGCCGGAACCGGCAGTGTGCACCAGATCGATCGCGATGCGCTGCGCGAGCGGGTTTCCGACAACGTCGAAAAGAAGCATTATCGGTGGACAGGTGCGGAAACGCGAGCCGCATCGTGA
- a CDS encoding LacI family DNA-binding transcriptional regulator — MKDEKRMRFVSAEQVARLAGVSRSAVSRTFTPGASVAPATREKVLRAAEELGYHVNDLARGVLANQSRLVGIVATKPELGFRAHLTAALAKALIHRGNIPILINTGQTEDELLAAQKMLIGHRAEATIILSGSPPASFFELAQRNGQPLVVIGRSEPDADHVRAGNSEASRKAANAFFDAGRRRLAVVGSQSGTPSIVERENAFMSAARSLGAEVQSAGGPDSDYDSGIAAARELFAGGERPDAVFCTNDQIAFGVMDFIRIEAKLRIPEDVAVIGFDDVPEAAWLSYSLTTFRQDPIIMALRAVELLERRLENPDASPGYERVIPELVVRKSFVPA, encoded by the coding sequence ATGAAGGACGAAAAACGCATGCGCTTCGTCAGCGCCGAACAGGTCGCCCGTCTTGCCGGCGTCTCCCGTTCGGCCGTGTCCCGCACCTTCACGCCGGGTGCCAGTGTTGCGCCGGCGACGCGGGAAAAGGTGCTGCGGGCGGCGGAAGAGCTCGGTTACCACGTCAACGACCTCGCCCGCGGCGTGCTCGCCAACCAGAGCCGCCTCGTCGGCATCGTCGCGACCAAGCCGGAACTCGGTTTTCGCGCCCATCTGACGGCGGCACTCGCCAAAGCGCTGATCCATCGCGGCAATATCCCGATCCTCATCAATACCGGCCAGACCGAAGACGAGTTGCTGGCCGCCCAGAAGATGCTGATCGGCCACCGTGCCGAAGCGACCATCATCCTGTCCGGTTCGCCGCCCGCAAGCTTTTTCGAACTCGCCCAGCGCAACGGCCAGCCGCTGGTGGTGATCGGCCGCTCGGAGCCGGATGCCGATCATGTCCGCGCCGGCAATTCCGAGGCCTCGCGCAAGGCCGCCAACGCCTTCTTCGACGCTGGACGTCGTCGCCTTGCCGTCGTCGGTTCGCAATCGGGAACGCCGAGCATCGTCGAGCGCGAAAATGCTTTCATGTCGGCGGCGCGGTCGCTCGGCGCCGAGGTCCAGTCCGCCGGGGGGCCTGACTCCGACTACGACAGCGGCATTGCCGCCGCCCGCGAACTGTTTGCCGGCGGCGAGCGCCCGGATGCCGTGTTTTGCACCAACGACCAGATCGCCTTCGGGGTGATGGATTTCATCCGCATCGAGGCGAAACTTCGCATTCCCGAAGACGTGGCCGTGATCGGCTTCGACGACGTGCCGGAAGCCGCCTGGCTGAGCTACAGCCTCACCACCTTCCGCCAGGATCCGATCATCATGGCGCTTCGGGCCGTGGAGCTTCTGGAACGACGGCTGGAAAACCCGGACGCGTCGCCGGGATACGAGCGGGTGATCCCCGAACTGGTCGTGCGAAAGAGTTTCGTCCCGGCTTAA
- a CDS encoding amidohydrolase family protein, which yields MNIDELIAIDVHTHAEEPCCGPRDDGYDQFQAGMAKYFKNPAGHKGMLPTVNETAVYYRERKIGCVIFPVDAERETGFRRYNNEEVAMIAAENSDIMIPFASIDPAKGKMGAREARRLVREFGVKGFKFHPTMQAFYPNDRMAYPLYEAIAEEGAITLFHTGQTGVGAGMRGGMNMRLKYSNPIYLDDVAADFPDMPIILAHPSFPWQEEALSVATHKPNVYIDMSGWSPKYFPQILVQYANSILKHKMLFGSDWPAITPDRWMADFAAISIKDEVRPLILKENARKLLKL from the coding sequence TTGAACATCGACGAACTGATCGCCATCGACGTCCACACCCATGCGGAAGAACCCTGCTGCGGCCCCCGCGACGACGGCTACGACCAATTCCAGGCCGGCATGGCCAAATATTTCAAGAACCCGGCCGGCCACAAGGGCATGCTGCCGACGGTCAACGAGACCGCCGTCTATTACCGCGAACGCAAGATCGGCTGCGTGATCTTCCCGGTCGATGCCGAGCGCGAGACCGGCTTTCGCCGCTACAACAACGAAGAAGTAGCGATGATCGCTGCCGAAAACAGCGATATCATGATCCCGTTCGCCTCGATCGACCCCGCCAAGGGCAAGATGGGCGCCCGCGAGGCGCGCCGGCTGGTGCGGGAATTCGGCGTCAAGGGCTTCAAGTTCCACCCGACCATGCAGGCCTTCTATCCGAACGACCGGATGGCCTATCCGCTCTACGAGGCGATTGCCGAAGAAGGCGCGATCACGCTGTTCCATACCGGCCAGACCGGCGTCGGCGCCGGCATGCGCGGCGGCATGAACATGCGGCTGAAATATTCCAACCCGATTTATCTCGATGACGTGGCAGCCGATTTTCCCGACATGCCGATCATCCTCGCACATCCCTCCTTCCCCTGGCAGGAGGAGGCGCTTTCCGTCGCGACCCACAAGCCAAACGTCTATATCGACATGTCCGGCTGGTCTCCAAAGTACTTTCCGCAGATCCTGGTGCAGTACGCCAACTCGATCCTGAAGCACAAAATGCTGTTCGGCTCGGACTGGCCGGCGATCACACCTGACCGCTGGATGGCGGACTTTGCGGCGATTTCGATCAAGGACGAGGTGCGGCCGCTGATCCTCAAGGAAAATGCCCGCAAGCTGCTGAAGCTTTAA
- a CDS encoding LysR family transcriptional regulator, with amino-acid sequence MNILLDIGAFLATARAGSFSAAGRDLGVATSVITKRVKRLEEHLNTQLFVRTTRRLALTLDGERLRPRLQLLVGEIEETLATPNTHELGLTGSLRIKAPTTLTSMFFGDICAAFQAANPRVKMEIVLIDRSVNPLEEGFDVAIGALPQSYAYVIDHPLCPYPRVLCASRGYLAGRKRPRTPTELVGHECITFHTIGTTWTFQMETSTINVEITSNFTANDSRVLLAAARQGLGLAILPRFLARSDLDSGALEEVMPEFPVEPLWVKASVPRIKMNKVVVSEFISYVQKRFSEGVPDQVIPMF; translated from the coding sequence GTGAACATACTTCTCGACATCGGCGCCTTCCTGGCAACCGCCCGCGCCGGCAGCTTTTCCGCCGCCGGCCGTGACCTGGGCGTCGCGACCTCGGTCATCACCAAGCGGGTCAAGCGGCTCGAAGAGCATCTGAACACTCAGCTTTTCGTGCGCACCACCAGGCGGCTGGCGCTGACCCTCGATGGCGAGCGGCTGAGGCCGCGCCTGCAGCTTCTGGTCGGCGAGATCGAGGAGACGCTGGCGACGCCCAATACGCATGAACTGGGCCTGACCGGTTCGCTGCGCATCAAGGCGCCGACGACGCTGACCTCGATGTTCTTCGGGGATATCTGCGCCGCGTTCCAGGCGGCCAATCCGCGGGTGAAGATGGAGATCGTGCTGATCGACCGCTCGGTCAATCCGCTGGAGGAGGGGTTCGACGTGGCGATCGGCGCGCTGCCGCAATCCTACGCCTATGTGATCGACCACCCGCTGTGTCCATATCCGCGGGTGCTGTGCGCATCGCGGGGTTATCTGGCGGGCCGCAAGCGGCCGAGGACGCCCACCGAACTCGTCGGCCACGAATGCATCACCTTCCACACGATCGGCACCACCTGGACCTTCCAGATGGAGACGAGCACGATCAACGTGGAGATCACCTCGAATTTCACGGCCAACGACAGCCGGGTCCTGCTCGCGGCTGCCCGTCAGGGACTGGGACTGGCGATCCTGCCGAGGTTCCTCGCTCGGTCGGATCTCGATAGCGGCGCGCTCGAAGAGGTGATGCCGGAATTTCCGGTCGAGCCGCTCTGGGTCAAGGCGTCCGTGCCCAGGATCAAGATGAACAAGGTCGTGGTGTCCGAGTTCATATCCTACGTGCAGAAGCGGTTTTCGGAAGGCGTGCCGGATCAGGTCATTCCGATGTTCTGA
- a CDS encoding MarR family winged helix-turn-helix transcriptional regulator yields MDMPIRTADEVDLDRLNSALGFLMRLAQLKIYERFFEEVGEHNLKPGEFSVLWVILHNPGIRQSVLGQRLMIKRAHMTKLIRALEDQNLVSRKVPDGDRRAVEITLTPEAVTRVKQASQWFFTYEGSVGANLTADERQQLTALLRKFVGLG; encoded by the coding sequence ATGGACATGCCGATCCGCACGGCGGACGAGGTCGATCTCGACCGGCTCAATTCGGCGCTCGGCTTCCTGATGCGGCTGGCGCAGCTCAAGATCTACGAGCGGTTTTTCGAAGAGGTCGGCGAACATAATCTGAAGCCTGGGGAATTCTCCGTACTTTGGGTCATTCTCCACAATCCCGGCATCCGACAGAGCGTGCTCGGCCAACGGTTGATGATCAAACGAGCCCATATGACCAAGCTGATCCGGGCGCTGGAGGACCAGAACCTCGTTTCGCGGAAGGTGCCTGATGGCGATCGCCGGGCCGTGGAGATCACGCTGACGCCGGAAGCGGTGACAAGGGTGAAGCAGGCGAGCCAATGGTTCTTCACCTACGAAGGGTCGGTCGGCGCCAATCTTACCGCTGACGAGCGCCAACAACTGACGGCCCTGCTGCGGAAATTCGTGGGCCTGGGCTGA
- a CDS encoding crotonase/enoyl-CoA hydratase family protein: MADQTATSFVTYELKGNVAHIGLNRPEKRNAISDRFVETIAETVARAESEAKAVVLFGHGDHFCAGLDLAEHVKKTPIEGVRGSRRWHAVFAGIEHGTIPWISALHGAVVGGGLELAASTHIRVADKSAFFALPEGQRGIFVGGGGSVRAARLMGVARMTDMMLTGRVASAEEAERWNLAQYVVEKGMARQKAHELAEAAASNAEISNYAVINALPRIQDMAKEDGLFVESFIASFTATSPEAEERLRAFLEKRAARLKAPGSA, from the coding sequence ATGGCCGATCAGACGGCAACCAGCTTCGTGACCTATGAGCTCAAGGGCAATGTTGCCCATATAGGTCTTAACCGCCCTGAAAAGCGCAATGCGATCAGCGACCGTTTCGTCGAGACGATCGCCGAGACTGTGGCGCGGGCCGAAAGCGAGGCGAAAGCCGTCGTTCTCTTCGGCCATGGCGATCACTTCTGCGCCGGGCTCGACCTTGCCGAACATGTGAAGAAAACGCCGATCGAAGGCGTGCGCGGCTCGCGCCGCTGGCATGCGGTGTTTGCCGGCATCGAACACGGCACGATCCCGTGGATTTCGGCCCTGCATGGCGCGGTCGTCGGCGGCGGCCTTGAACTGGCAGCATCCACCCATATCCGCGTTGCCGACAAATCCGCCTTCTTCGCGTTGCCGGAAGGCCAGCGCGGCATTTTCGTCGGCGGCGGCGGTTCGGTGCGTGCTGCCCGGCTGATGGGCGTCGCCCGCATGACCGACATGATGCTGACCGGCCGCGTCGCTTCGGCGGAAGAGGCGGAGCGCTGGAACCTGGCGCAATACGTCGTCGAAAAGGGCATGGCTCGGCAGAAGGCACATGAGCTTGCGGAAGCGGCCGCCAGCAATGCGGAAATCTCCAATTACGCTGTCATAAACGCGCTCCCGCGCATCCAGGACATGGCGAAGGAGGATGGCCTTTTTGTCGAATCCTTTATCGCCTCCTTCACGGCCACTAGCCCGGAGGCCGAAGAGCGGCTGCGCGCCTTCCTGGAAAAACGCGCCGCAAGGCTGAAGGCGCCGGGTTCGGCATAA